In Lolium rigidum isolate FL_2022 chromosome 3, APGP_CSIRO_Lrig_0.1, whole genome shotgun sequence, the genomic window GCATTGTTCGAATCGGCTGATTTAGTTTTTCTACTGGGATGTATTATTTGTACCATCGACAGAATAAATTAGAATCAAGCCATCATTCTGAATTTCTTGTCAAACATTTGTCCAAATCGAGTCTAAGTGTTTAACAACTTCTGTCACAAAAGTTAAGATaggtttgtgtttttttttttgggttgctTATCACGTGTATCACGTGGTTACGGGCCTGATTGTCCTATTGGTCTGTTCCTACGAGTCAGGCTCGGAGAAAGGAGAGCTTATAGTGAGACCGGCCCAGCCCGGCCTGGACCGCCTGTTCATTTCCTGTACGGACAATGGTAGGAATCCCCCGCGCAATCACAAGCCCTAGCGCCCAATTCCCCGCCAAAACAAGATTGTTGTCGCCTGCTCCGGCGATAGCCACAGCACTGACCCTTCACAGGATGGCGAGGAAAGCAGCCACCACCATGACTGCCGCCAGCAAGAAAGCAGCGACCGCCACCGGCAAGAAAGCAGCGACAGCCGCCAGCAAGAAGGCAGGTCCCACCGTCACCGCCGCCGGCAAGAAAGCGGCGGCGTCCGCCAGCAAGAAGGCATCACCCACCGTGACCGCCGCCAGCAGGTACTGGCTCCTGAAGACGGAGCCGGGGGAGTGGTCGTGGTCCGACCAGGCCAGAGCCCCCGGGGGCGTTGGGCCGTGGGACGGCGTCCGCAACCACCAGGCCATGAACAACCTCCGCGCGATGCGATGCGGCGACCGCTGCCTCTTCTACCACTCGGGCGCCGGCGCGATGTCGCGCCGCGTCGTGGGCGTCGTGGAGGTCGCCAGGGAGTGGTACGAGGGCGAGGAGGGGGAGGCGACGGCCGGCGGCGCCGTGGACGTGCGGGCCGTCGGGGAGTTCCAGAAACCTGTGGGGCTGGCAGAGATCAAGAAGGCCGCGGGGGAGGTGGATGGGATGAAGGACTTCGCGCTGATCCGTCAGGCCCGGCTCTCGGTGATGCCCGTGCCGGTGAAGATCTGGGATTGGATTTGTGAGATGGGAGGTGGGTTTGTGCAGGATGGGGAGGTGGAAGATGAAACTGAGGGTTGATGATGTCAAGGTAAAAACAGGTATTGTGGCCACGCAATTCGTCCCTTCACGTGTATCCCACCAAATTGTCCACTAATCTTGGAAAATTCTCTGGCTGCAGGTAACATATGCAGTCGGAGGGGGGAATTTTGCGATGCTATTTGGCCTGCAAGGGATGGTACTCCGAGGAACTAATTAGTGGTATGTTCTGCAGCTTCTCTAGTGTTTGCCGTCTGTGCACCGCAGTGTGACTATAAGTGTGTACCCACTAGCTAGTCAATGTAAGTTTAGTAGTCGACTTTGGCATGTTGCAAGAAGAGTCCTTATCTTGGGGCTTTGAGATCAAATCAATGAGTCATATGCTGTTCTATGTGGCTGTATGGATGTGCTGTTCACTGAAATTTCAAGTACGTGGTTCCATGCTGTTGATGGCTTGATGCTATCGCACACATGGCCACATGGGTGATTCCTAGTTTAGCTACGTGTGAAATGATGATCTCTGATTCATATAGGCGCTGTGTCTAAATTAAGAAGAATGAGTGTGTGAAACTGCACACTTTTTGTAATACCCGGTTTCTGAGCATGAATTGCTGGTTTTTCTTGGGAAAGTTGTAATGGAGTTCCCTTGCAGGTGCACCTTCTATCTAGCCATCAAATATTGCATCGAGATGGTGCTTAGAAAGTTCTCTCCTCTTCCTTGAAATTTCACTCGAATTCTGCTACAACTTTGTTCCCCCAATGTCCCAAAACACGAAAGAGACGACAGCCATTTCCCTCCCGACAACCACGGAGGTGCACATCTTAACCAAGGAACCTGTCAGCGCAACACTGGCAATGTTGAAGTTTCCATAGCAGGCTTTGTGGCAACGGTTGTTGAATATGTTTTCCTGGTACCTCGCATTCCGATGTTGTGCATGCACACACCACATTTGCATCAATTAAGTATATCTTTCAGCCGCTCACCTGACAAAGAAAAAACCTAGGACATATAGCTAGTAGCACAAAGAACACAGATTGCTGGTAGCGAGAACCGGAGGAGTGTCACGTGGGTATGTGGGCAGGGAGGGTATAGATGATATAGACATATATGGACACTCTAACATACCAAACCATGCTTATGCATATGTATGCATGCCAGAGTGATTATTTATTGGTGCACTAGAAAGGAGTAATACATTTGCACATGGTGAAGGGATTTTACAGCAGCACCTTCCCAGATTTACGCTCTAAAGGTTCAGTTTTAAACTGCGATAGGCGACTACTACGGGAAAAACAGTCGGCCAACTGTCTTGAAAATTGTTCTAGCTACAGGTAATGTATGCAGTTAAAAGGAGCGTTTTCTATGCCTTTTCTCCTGCAAGAGATGTTAGGACTTAGGACTTGTGAGGAACGAATTAACGGTATGTTGTGTATCTTCTCTACTGTGTGCCGTCTCTGCACTGCAATGTGACTATCCACTAGCACGTTCCAGTGTAAGTTCAGTGGTAGAAGTTGGCATGTTGCAAAAAGAGTCCTCATCTTAGGGCTTTGAGATCAATTCAACGAGTCATATGCTCTTCTATGTGGCTGTATAGATATGTTCTCCAATGAATTTTCAAGTACTCCTAAGATGATCCCTAGCATGCTATGTGTTGAACGACGATAATACCTGGTTTCTGTGCAATAAATTGTTGGTTTCTGGGAAAGCtgtaactaagagcatctccagcctttGGGGTTCCCTAGGCTgaaatccggcgctaaatagcgcgccggatggatgtaatttttggtctggggaggcccatttttccagcggcGAGTCCAGGATGGATGAAAGTTTTTGATGAAATACGGCGAATTCAAACAAAATTGGGCGAaactcgttcaaacataagcgaaaggcgagttcgtacataaataggccgaattcgtatatatatttgaattcggcgatggGATAacttaaacttaaactaaaaccggccttctacatgccgaaatggcggtagaaggtcgTGTAgtccgcgtcgtcgtcgtcgtcgtcgctcgagctggcggcgtcctggggcggcgccgcctcgtaccagcggctcgaaccctggccagcgtcgcccgcgcgtggcggcgtcggccggtagatgtcgtcgtcgctgctctcctcgacctTGATCACCTCCCTGGGCGCAGCGTTCCTTCCCGCGgctggtgcggcggcgcggacggcgagttgccgcgcggcggccaggtccagcagccgccgctgctgctccgcctcctggcgctcccagtcccgcctggaccactccagcgcggcgtcgatggggaggctgttctcggcgggcaccaggtcctacAGCGACCAGGCGAtcacctccgccatcgcggctccCTCCGtgcgcttggcctcctcctcggcgagctggttggcggcggtggcctccttcttcgacgacttcctcttccgcccgcgcTGTGGACAGGAGGGTTGGCCGCGgaagacgagggcgccgctgctgcgccctctggtcggcggtggagacgccggctccttcttgacaaagaccggtgtcgacggagacgccggctcctcttGACGAAGATCGGTGTTGAtccgccggacctggacgcccacctcgacccagacgaggaggaggatggcgccatcctcctcggcatccaggaactaccgtgtcggcgcgacacggtagccgcctCCGGCGGCGGCATTTCCAGGACGGGGTAGTTCCCACCCTCGATGCGCGAGCACATTCGGGAGGGTGcggccaggcgcgctccaccaccggcggcggccggcggcgttgttcctagcgggaggaggagggggcagtCGTAAGCGGCGAGTTCGCGCTCGTACCTGCGCTGGAAAAAGTCGGTCCACACCtcgtggttgtcggggaagaagcgcggctccgcgcgctgctcgtcactgagagtgacgagcaccgCTTCGATCTTCGCCTCCAGGGCGGCCCgacccatcggcggcggcgggatcgggaccGCCCGCGCTGAGTCACCATCCTCGCGGCGCGCGGAAGTTTGGCGGCGCCAGGTAGCCTGCCATGTGGAGGAGCCGCccttcccattggtggagagagccgcggccgaagccattgttggccgcaccgtcgttcgccattgttTGATCGCCGCTAGTTCGCTGGAGATCGGGGAAGATTTGGGGAAGGTGAGAGCAGGGAgcgaggtgaatgcggggcagacgTGGGGCAGACGCGTTAGTttggcgataaatagaggtaggcgcgcgtgaaaccgaggcgacgacattaactcgccgcgtggaagctacacgTCCGACGAacactgaccggcggcaggcttttacagcgcgcggaagacgatgcgatgaggacgacgatcggtctctctcgccgacaagttggggccacaagCCGTGCAGGAAGTTTCCTCGGCGTTtcccgcgcttttgtttcgtccggagtccccgagcgctccccggggggccggggatggcctggactctccggacggatgaaaggcctaatccggacgaaaaggAGGAACCGGGGGAacgactgggccgttttcgtccatccggatgacaaaACGCCGTCcttggggcctcgtcggggagacggctggagatgctctaaggtcccATGCAAGAACACCTCCAATGTAGCCATCAAATTTTGCATCGAGGCTGGTGCTTAAAATTTTCTAAGTTAGAAATTTTTCTCTTaggacatctccagcggcgtgacgcaaacgaacgctgagcgaccgtttcgtccgtcgtgaccggaaatgcgtctggcaccacctccagcggggcgatgcaaagtgaccgggccgtccgcggagatgcaaacatggcccaaatatgcgcctcggatgcgtctctgcggacgcgcaaagtgtccgctcgcgtctggtggatgtttcgtcgggcccgcctggcagcgaccctacgtcgatgcgtcttctcaaacgcgccagcgactggcgccgctgcgtcgcttcggcagtctgcgccacgttaatggcgatgcctcggctgccgagcggccgcagcctacctccgccaaccacgttaatggcgacaccacgcgtcccgcggccaccgcatgcctccggcctatataaagggggcacgcgttcttcttcctcatccactcctccaaagaaaccataACCGCCACaaagctccaccgtagcgccgcctaggtgttcctgcgacgcagccaggcccgcgaggaagtccatggccggtcctggtggccggcgaggcggtcgaggccgcggccctgggcgcccccggggccggggcaggggccgccgtggtggagtagctacggccccacgcttgccgtcgc contains:
- the LOC124694685 gene encoding thymocyte nuclear protein 1-like, producing MARKAATTMTAASKKAATATGKKAATAASKKAGPTVTAAGKKAAASASKKASPTVTAASRYWLLKTEPGEWSWSDQARAPGGVGPWDGVRNHQAMNNLRAMRCGDRCLFYHSGAGAMSRRVVGVVEVAREWYEGEEGEATAGGAVDVRAVGEFQKPVGLAEIKKAAGEVDGMKDFALIRQARLSVMPVPVKIWDWICEMGGGFVQDGEVEDETEG